The genomic interval GCGCCGTGAGCATGAGCACGGGGACGGGCGCGTCGGACTGGATGCGCCGGCACACCTCGAGGCCGTCGAAGCCCGGCAGCATGACGTCCAAAACCACGAGGTCCGGCTCGGTGCGACGGACCGCCTCGACCCCCGAGGGGCCGTCGCCCGCGACGGTCACGGCCCAGCCCTCGGCGACGAGACGGTCCGCGATCGCCCGGGCGATCGTGGGCTCGTCCTCGACCACGACGACGCGCGTGCTCGCCGCCGGGGAGGCCTCGGGCGCGCCGGGGGAGGGGTGCGCACGCTTCTCGGGGGGTCTCGGGCTCGACATGGCGTCACTGTAACGGCGCGGTGTGTGCGCGTCCGGCGAACGGCGGGGACTGCCCTGGACGTTCACTGGATGGGCACACGCGCCTCCCGTAGAATCCTCGCCATCATGAGCGATTCGCCCGTGCCGAGTACCGGCGCGCGCACCCTGAGCGGCCTGTGCCCCGCGGTGCGCGCCGACGCCCCCGGGCGTCGTCCCCTGTCCGTCCCGTCGTCCCGACCCCCGAGGCCAGCCCGGTCCCGCCGACCGATCGGGATCGTGCGATGACCTTCGTCCTCCTCGGCGTCGGCGTCCTGCTGACGCTCGGCACCGCGATCTTCGTGGCCTCGGAGTTCTCCCTCGTGGCCCTCGACCGGCACACGGTCGAGAAGGCCCAGGCGAACGGCGACCGGCGCGCCGCCGGCGTGCTGTCGGCGCTCACGCACCTGTCGACCAACCTCTCCGGCGCCCAGCTCGGCATCACCATCACCACCCTGCTGTTCGGCTTCGCCGTCCAGGACCCGCTGGCCACCCTGCTCACGCCGCTCGCCGACGCCGTCGGCGTGCCCGAGAGCGCGGTGACGCCCGTGGCCGTGGTCGCCGCGATGGCGATCGCCTACGCCTTCTCGATGATCTTCGGCGAGCTCGTCCCCAAGAACCTCGCGATCGCCGACCCGCTGCGCACCGCACGCATCGCCGCGCCGCTCCAGCACGCGTTCACGACCGTCTTCCGGCCGCTCATCGCCGTGTTCAACTCGACGGCCAACGCGATCCTGCGCCTGGTCAACGTCGAGCCCCAGGAGGAGCTGTCGGCCGCCCGCTCGCCAGCCGAGCTCGAGTACCTCGTGCGCCACTCGGCACGCGCCGGCACCCTCGACCGCGGCACGGCCGTGCTGCTCAGCCGCACCCTCCAGCTCGCCGAGCGCGAGGCGGGCGACGTCATGACCCACCGCGGCGCCATGATCGCGGTGGACGCGGGCGCGAGCGCCCAGGACGTGCTCGAGCTGTCCCGCACGAGCGGCCACTCGCGCTTCCCGGTCATCGAGGGCTCGGAGGACGATGTGATCGGCGTGGTCCAGGCGCGCCAGGCGATCTCGGTGCCCCGCGCGGACCGCGCGTCGACATCGGTGCGCGCCCTCATGGGGGACATCCCGCGCATCCCCGAGACCGTGGGCCTCGACGCGCTCCTGCTCGATCTGCGCGACGTGGGCGCCCAGCTCGCCGTCGTCGTCGACGAGTACGGCGGCACCGCCGGCCTGGTCACCCTCGAGGACGTGATCGAGGAGATCGTGGGCGAGGTGAGCGACGAGCACGACGAGGACGAGCCCGAGCGGTTCGTCGAGGGCGCCGACGGCTGGACCGTGTCCGGCCTCATGCGGCCCGACGAGATCCGCCGGGAGCTCGGGGTGCTCGTGCCCGAGTCCTCCGACTACGACACCCTGGGTGGCTACGTGATGGACGTGCTGCGCCGCATCCCCGTGGCCGGCGACGTGATCGAGCGCGACGGCCTGCGCCTCGAGGTGCTGCACATGGACGGACGGCGCGTGGACCTCGTGCGCCTCGTCGTCGTGGATGCCGCCGCCCGGGTCCCCGCCCCCGAGGAGAGTGACGACGATGAGTGACGCCGCCGCCCTGATCCTCGGCCTCGCGATGCTCGCGGGCAACGCCTTCTTCGTCGGCGCCGAGTTCGCCGTGATGACGGCGCGCCGCAGCCAGCTCGAGCCGCTCGTGGCCGAGGGCCGCGCCGGCGCCAAGACCGCGCTGTGGGCCATCGAGCACGTCTCCGTGATGCTCGCCGCCGCCCAGTTCGGGGTGACCGTCTGCTCGGTCACCCTGGGCGCGGTCGCCGAGCCCGCGATCGCCCACTACGTCGAGCCGCTGCTCGAGGCGGTCGGCGCCCCCGAGGCCCTCGTGCATCCGATCGCCTTCGCGATCGCCCTGCTCATCGCCTCCTACCTGCACGTCGTGCTCGGCGAGATGGTGCCCAAGAACCTGTCGATCGCGATGCCCGTGGGCGCCGTGATCGCGCTCGCGACGCCGCTCGCGGCCGTGGCCCGCGTGTTCACGCCCATCATCTGGATGCTCAACGCGACCGCCAACGCGATCCTGCGCATGCTGGGCGTGCAGCCGCGCGACGAGGTGGAGGCCGACTTCACCGCCGAGGAGATCGCGGTCATCGTCGACGAGTCCCGGCGCGAGGGCCTGCTGGCCGACGACCAGGGGCTGCTGCGCGGCGCGATCCAGTTCTCCGAGCACACCGCGCGCGACGTGATGGTGCCCATGGACGACGTCGTGACCGTCACCTACGAGGTGTCCCCGGCGGGCATCGAGGAGCTCGTGGCCCGCACCGGCTACAGCCGCATCGGCGTGCGCAACGACGCGGGAGACCTCGTCGGCTACGTGCACCTCAAGGACGTCATCCTGCCGCCCGACGCGCCCGCCTCGGCGTACGACGAGCCCATCCACCCCGGGATCGTGCGCGCCGTCGTGTCGGTGGCCGACGACGACGACGTCGAGGAGGCCCTGCGCGCCATGCAGTACAACGGCGCGCACATGGCCCGTGTGGACTCGCCGAGCGCGCGCAGCGTCGGCGCGGTCTTCCTCGAGGACGTGCTCGAGGAGCTCGTGGGCGAGGTCAAGGACGTCATGCAGCGCCACGGCGTCTGAGCAGCGGACCGCCCCTCGGTGTGCGGGACGCACGTCACGTGACGTGCGTCCCAGGCGCCCGGGCCGCCGCGTGGTCGGCATCACCCGGAATCCGCGTGAACGTCAAGAGACGCCCCCGTGACGGGGAGGCGCGGCAAAGAGTCGGTAATCATCGCCGCGGCCCCCTCCGGCGGCCCACGTCGCCGTCACTAGCCTGATCGACGTCAGTATCGGCGACGCGCCCTTCCCCGTCCGGCGTCGCGACCGGACTGGATCCTTGACGTCGAACGGAAGCAGGCAACCACGTGGCGAACCATCGCGCGACCGGCCGGGCCCACATGCGGCCGCTGGCCACCTCGGCCCGGGCCTCCCATCGCGACTCCGCGGTGGTCTCGGCCGGCATCGTCAAGGTCGGCGTGCTCGGCGCGCTCGCCACCGCGACCATCGCCGTGCCGCTCGCCTCGGCCACCGCCGATCAGCCGGCTCCCGGCGCCTCCGCCCTGCCCGCCTCGCTCTCCGCCGACGCCCAGCCCGTCGCCCACACCCAGAGCGTCGCGGCCGCCGCGCCCGTCGCGCTGCCCGTGTCGGCCGTCGACGGCGCCGCGACCACCTCGTACGCCGACTCGGCCGTGACCTCCAACCTCTCGGCGGCGGCCGCCGTCGGCGCCGACGAGACGACGCTCGAGGACATCGTCGCCTCGGGCGACGGCTACATGAAGCCCGTCGACGCCCCCATCTCCTCCGGGTACGGCTGGCGCGTGCACCCCACGCTCGGCACCCGCAAGCTCCACGACGGCGTCGACTTCGCCGCCGCGTGCGGCACCCCGGCGCGCGCCGCCCAGGCGGGCACCGTGATCGCCGTCGAGTACAACTCGTCCTCCGGCAACCGGGTCAAGGTCGACCACGGCAACGGCGTCGTGACCGGCTACTACCACCTCTCGGAGTTCTCGACGACGGTCGGCGAGCACGTGGACAAGGGCCAGACCGTGGGCCTCGTGGGCTCCACGGGCCGCTCGACCGGCTGCCACCTGCACTTCGCGAAGATGGACACCGCGGGCGCCTACTCCGACCCCATGTCGCTGTTCCGATGAGCGCGCCGACCACCCGCACCCCGGTCGTCCTGGGCGTCGAGTCCTCGTGCGACGAGACCGGCTTCGGGATCGTCAGCGACGGCGTGCTGCTCGGGCAGGGGCTCGCCTCGAGCGCCGCCCAGCACGCCGAGTTCGGCGGCGTCGTCCCCGAGATCGCGGCCCGCGCCCACCTCGAGGCAGCCGTGCCGACCCTGCGGATCGCGCTCGCCGACGCGGGCGTCGGCCTGCGCGACATCACCCACGTCGCCGCGACGAGCGGCCCCGGCCTGGCGACCGCCGTGCACGTGGGCCTCGCCGCCGCGAAGTCGATCGCCTGGGCGCTCGACGTCCCCCTGTACGGGGTGCACCACCTCGCCGGCCACGCGGCCGCCGACACCCTCGCCCACGGCGCCCTGCCCCCCGAGAGCATCATCCTCATCGTCTCGGGCGGCCACACCTCGATCCTCCACGTGCGCGACCTCGTGCGCGATCCCATCGAGCACCTCGGCGACACCCTCGACGACGCCGCCGGGGAGGCCTTCGACAAGGTCTCGCGCCTGCTGGGCCTCGGCTACCCGGGCGGCCCCGCGATCTCGCGCGCCGCTGTCGACGGCGACCCCGAGGCGTTCAGGTTCCCCCGGGCGCTGCTGCGGGCCGGCGACGCGCCCTACACGTTCTCCTTCTCGGGGCTGAAGACCGCGGTCGCGCGCACCGTCGAGACCATCGAGCGGCGCGGCGACGCGGTGCCCGTGGCGGACATCGCAGCGTCCTTCGAGCAGGCCGTCGTGGACGTGCTCGTCACCAAGTCGCTGCGCGCCGTGCGCGAGAAGGGCCTGGACACCCTCGTCATCGTCGGCGGGGTGGCCGCGAACGCGCGGCTGCGCGCCGTCGCCCAGGAGCGGTGCGACGCGGCCGGCGTCGAGCTGCGGATCCCTCCCATGTCGCTGTGCACCGACAACGGCGCGATGATCGCCGCCGTCGGGGACCTGCTCGTGCGCTCGGGCGCCGATCCGAGCCCGCTCGGCATCGCCGCGGACCCGTCGGCCATCCTCCACGGCGCCCAGCTGCCGCTGCCCGCGGACATCGCGGCCGCCTGAGCGGAGGCACGGCGCGCCGCGGACCGCCGCCGACCGGCCGCGCCGCACGGTGACCTGCGCCTCACTCGCAGCCCAGGCCCTCCCGAGGGTCGGCACGGGGCCAGCACGTTGCTAGACTCGTGCGGTACGCCCGCGTAGCTCAGTGGATAGAGCGTCTGCCTCCGGAGCAGAAGGTCGTAGGTTCGAATCCTGTCGCGGGCACCACAGAGGTCATGGTCGAGGCCCCGAGACGAACAGGTCTCGGGGCCTCGCCCGTTCCTGCGTGCGCCGCCGGACCCGCCCGTGGTCGCAGCGAGGGGTCACGGCCGACCGCGTGTGCGGCGAGTTCCCAGGGACGTCCAGGCGGACCCCGTACGGTGGGCGCTCCCAGGGGGAGTACTCCGACACGGCCGACTCGTCACTCCGGATGCACGCGCATCCCGGGTCGCCGGTCCCGCAGCGCGGGATGGAAGAGACTCTGGCGTCCTTCGCTCGCGCCATCTCCAGGAGACCCCCCGGTGAGTCCCACACCCCTCGTCTGGGCGATCACGTTCGCCGTCACGATCGCCTTCTTCGTCTACGAGTTCTTCGCCCACGTCCGCAGGGCCCATGAGCCCACCCTCGGCGAGTCCGCCCGATGGTCGGTGTTCTACATCGTGCTCGCGCTGCTCTTCGGGGTCGGCCTCGGCGTCGTCGTCGACTGGCGGCACGGCGGCGAGTACTTCGCCGGCTACCTCACCGAGAAGGCGCTGTCGATCGACAACCTCTTCGTGTTCCTCGTCCTCATGACCGGCTTCGCCGTGCCGAAGATCTACCAGCAGAAGGTGCTGATGATCGGCATCGTCATCGCCCTGGTCCTGCGCGGCGGGTTCATCGCGGTCGGGGCGGCGCTCATCGAGAACTTCTCGTGGGTCTTCTACGTCTTCGGGGCGCTCCTGCTGGTCCTCGCCTACCGCCAGGCGTTCACGCACGGCGAGAACGACCCCTCCCAGGGGCGCTTCATGCGCTTCGTGCGCCGTCATCTCCCGGTCACCGACGAGTATGCCGAGGACAGGCTCACCGTGCGCCGGGACGGCCGCCGCTTCGTCACCCCGATGCTGCTGACGATCATCGCGATCGGCTTCGTCGACCTGATCTTCGCCGTCGACTCGATCCCGGCCATCTACGGCCTGACCGAGGAGGCCTACATCGTCTTCACGGCCAACGCCTTCGCGCTCATGGGCCTGCGCCAGCTGTACTTCCTGATCGGCGGCCTGCTCGAGCGCCTCGTCTACCTCGCGCAGGGCCTCGCCGTCATCCTCGCCTTCATCGGCGTCAAGCTGGTGCTGCACGCCATGCACGTCAACGAGCTCCCCTTCATCAACGGCGGCGAGCCGATGCTGTGGGCGCCGGAGATCCCGATCTGGTTCTCCCTGGCCTTCATCGGGACCACCGTCGCCGTCGCCACCGTGGCCAGCCTCCTCTCGACCCGGGGCGAGAGCACCGCGAACGAGCGCGAGCCGGCGACACCGGCCGAGCAGGACCGATGACGCCGGCCGCGACGCCCTCCCGATACGCCCTCCGAGCCCCCACCCGCCCAAGGAGCGCCTGCGATGAGCGGTGACCTCATCTGGAACCTCGCCCTCGTGGTCCTGTTCGTCCTGATCGGCGGCGTGTTCGCCGCGACCGAGATGGCCCTCGTGACGCTGCGCGAGAGCCAGCTCAGCGCGATCGCCGCCCGCGGACGGCGCGGGGAGAAGGTCGCCGCGCTTGCCCGAAACCCGAACACGTTCCTGTCCGCCGTCCAGATCGGCGTGACGGTCGCGGGCTTCGCGTCGGCGGCCTATGGGGCCACCTCGCTCGCGCCGTCGGTCGCACCGCTGTTCGAGGCGGCGGGAGCGGACGCCGCGCTCGCGCTCACCCTCTCGACCGTCCTGCTGACGCTGCTCATCGCCTACCTGTCGCTCGTGCTCGGTGAGCTCGTGCCCAAACGCCTCGCCATCCAGCGCAACGCGCAGTTCGCCTACGCCGTCGCGCCGGTGCTGAGCAGTTTCGCGACCCTCATGCGTCCGATCATCTGGCTGCTCTCGGTGTCGACCAACGCCCTCGTGCGTCTGCTGGGCGGCGATCCGCACAAGACCGGCGAGGAGCTGACCGACGAGGAGGTGCGCGACATCGTCGCGAGCCACGAGGGCCTTCCCGACGACGAGCGGAAGATCCTCGACGACGTGCTCTCCCTGCGGGGCCGACAGGTCAGCGAGGTGATGCGGCCCCGTCCGGACGTGACGGCCCTGGCCGTCGCCTCGACCATCTCGCAGGCGGTCGCCTCCGTGCGCGATCTGCCGTTCTCGCGCTACCCGGTCTCCGAGGGCTCCATCGACGACCTCGTCGGCTTCGTGCACGTCCGCGACCTGTTCGAGGCGGTCGGGGCTGACCCCGAGGGGCCCGTGGAGCGACTCGTGCGGCCCGTGCCCTACGTGCCCTCCACCGCACGGGTGCTGCCGACCCTCACCCGGATGCGAGCCGACGGGCACCACATCGCCGTCGTCGTGGACGAGTACGGCGGCACCGACGGCATCGTCACCCTCGAGGACCTCGTCGAGGAGGTCGTCGGCGAGATCGTCGACGAGTACGACCCCGCCGCCCTGCCGGCCTCCGGCGACGACGTCGTCGACGGCCGGCTCAACCTGCTCGAGGTCGAGGAGGCCACCGGGGTGCACCTGCCCCGAGGCGCCTCCGACACCGTCGCCGGGGTCGTCATCGAGCACCTCGGCCGGCTCGCCTGGGTGGGAGATGCGGTCGACGTGGACGGGGCGACGCTCCAGGTTACGGCGATGGATCGCCGACGCATCGCCGAGGTGCGCGTGACGAGGCGCTCCGAGGCCGAGCCGGGCGACTGAGGCCGGGCGGG from Brachybacterium huguangmaarense carries:
- a CDS encoding M23 family metallopeptidase translates to MANHRATGRAHMRPLATSARASHRDSAVVSAGIVKVGVLGALATATIAVPLASATADQPAPGASALPASLSADAQPVAHTQSVAAAAPVALPVSAVDGAATTSYADSAVTSNLSAAAAVGADETTLEDIVASGDGYMKPVDAPISSGYGWRVHPTLGTRKLHDGVDFAAACGTPARAAQAGTVIAVEYNSSSGNRVKVDHGNGVVTGYYHLSEFSTTVGEHVDKGQTVGLVGSTGRSTGCHLHFAKMDTAGAYSDPMSLFR
- a CDS encoding hemolysin family protein, with the protein product MSDAAALILGLAMLAGNAFFVGAEFAVMTARRSQLEPLVAEGRAGAKTALWAIEHVSVMLAAAQFGVTVCSVTLGAVAEPAIAHYVEPLLEAVGAPEALVHPIAFAIALLIASYLHVVLGEMVPKNLSIAMPVGAVIALATPLAAVARVFTPIIWMLNATANAILRMLGVQPRDEVEADFTAEEIAVIVDESRREGLLADDQGLLRGAIQFSEHTARDVMVPMDDVVTVTYEVSPAGIEELVARTGYSRIGVRNDAGDLVGYVHLKDVILPPDAPASAYDEPIHPGIVRAVVSVADDDDVEEALRAMQYNGAHMARVDSPSARSVGAVFLEDVLEELVGEVKDVMQRHGV
- a CDS encoding hemolysin family protein, whose protein sequence is MSGDLIWNLALVVLFVLIGGVFAATEMALVTLRESQLSAIAARGRRGEKVAALARNPNTFLSAVQIGVTVAGFASAAYGATSLAPSVAPLFEAAGADAALALTLSTVLLTLLIAYLSLVLGELVPKRLAIQRNAQFAYAVAPVLSSFATLMRPIIWLLSVSTNALVRLLGGDPHKTGEELTDEEVRDIVASHEGLPDDERKILDDVLSLRGRQVSEVMRPRPDVTALAVASTISQAVASVRDLPFSRYPVSEGSIDDLVGFVHVRDLFEAVGADPEGPVERLVRPVPYVPSTARVLPTLTRMRADGHHIAVVVDEYGGTDGIVTLEDLVEEVVGEIVDEYDPAALPASGDDVVDGRLNLLEVEEATGVHLPRGASDTVAGVVIEHLGRLAWVGDAVDVDGATLQVTAMDRRRIAEVRVTRRSEAEPGD
- a CDS encoding TerC family protein produces the protein MSPTPLVWAITFAVTIAFFVYEFFAHVRRAHEPTLGESARWSVFYIVLALLFGVGLGVVVDWRHGGEYFAGYLTEKALSIDNLFVFLVLMTGFAVPKIYQQKVLMIGIVIALVLRGGFIAVGAALIENFSWVFYVFGALLLVLAYRQAFTHGENDPSQGRFMRFVRRHLPVTDEYAEDRLTVRRDGRRFVTPMLLTIIAIGFVDLIFAVDSIPAIYGLTEEAYIVFTANAFALMGLRQLYFLIGGLLERLVYLAQGLAVILAFIGVKLVLHAMHVNELPFINGGEPMLWAPEIPIWFSLAFIGTTVAVATVASLLSTRGESTANEREPATPAEQDR
- a CDS encoding hemolysin family protein produces the protein MTFVLLGVGVLLTLGTAIFVASEFSLVALDRHTVEKAQANGDRRAAGVLSALTHLSTNLSGAQLGITITTLLFGFAVQDPLATLLTPLADAVGVPESAVTPVAVVAAMAIAYAFSMIFGELVPKNLAIADPLRTARIAAPLQHAFTTVFRPLIAVFNSTANAILRLVNVEPQEELSAARSPAELEYLVRHSARAGTLDRGTAVLLSRTLQLAEREAGDVMTHRGAMIAVDAGASAQDVLELSRTSGHSRFPVIEGSEDDVIGVVQARQAISVPRADRASTSVRALMGDIPRIPETVGLDALLLDLRDVGAQLAVVVDEYGGTAGLVTLEDVIEEIVGEVSDEHDEDEPERFVEGADGWTVSGLMRPDEIRRELGVLVPESSDYDTLGGYVMDVLRRIPVAGDVIERDGLRLEVLHMDGRRVDLVRLVVVDAAARVPAPEESDDDE
- the tsaD gene encoding tRNA (adenosine(37)-N6)-threonylcarbamoyltransferase complex transferase subunit TsaD, producing the protein MSAPTTRTPVVLGVESSCDETGFGIVSDGVLLGQGLASSAAQHAEFGGVVPEIAARAHLEAAVPTLRIALADAGVGLRDITHVAATSGPGLATAVHVGLAAAKSIAWALDVPLYGVHHLAGHAAADTLAHGALPPESIILIVSGGHTSILHVRDLVRDPIEHLGDTLDDAAGEAFDKVSRLLGLGYPGGPAISRAAVDGDPEAFRFPRALLRAGDAPYTFSFSGLKTAVARTVETIERRGDAVPVADIAASFEQAVVDVLVTKSLRAVREKGLDTLVIVGGVAANARLRAVAQERCDAAGVELRIPPMSLCTDNGAMIAAVGDLLVRSGADPSPLGIAADPSAILHGAQLPLPADIAAA